Genomic window (Tachysurus fulvidraco isolate hzauxx_2018 chromosome 20, HZAU_PFXX_2.0, whole genome shotgun sequence):
cgttttccttttttcttaaaaaaaaaaaaaaaaaaaacacacacacagagggggggAAAGCGGTCCTCTCAGCGTAGTCAGGAGCTGGCCACCGAGCTCTGCTGCACACATACACCAGCCATGGGTGAGTCCTCACGGTCCAGGCCCTGACGCAGGCCCATATGAGTCTCGGCTATGAAGCCCGAGTTCGTAGAGAGTGGGTATGCAGAGTGTCCGGCTGTGCCCGTTTCCTGGCGTGGGTTGGAAAAGGCGTGCCCGTAGCCTATGCCCAGTGGCAGCGGGCGACTCTGGTAGGCCTGGTGtgggtggtgatggtggtggttgcCTGTAGACGACGACGACGTAGATGAGGACGAGGCCGAGGAAGACAGCGAGGTCATGGACAGGTGGCCATGCGACACCTCCATGGAGTCCTGCGTGGAGGCGCCGCTGTGTGAGGGCGAGTAGATGCGAGGACGTGGGCGTGCCGGGCCTTGCCCGTGCTGGCCGTGATGGGCATGgggatggtgatgatggtgatgagagCCGTGTGGGTGAAGGGGTTTGGGCTGGTGGGGAGGCAAGTGGAAAGTGGTCTCTTGGACTGGATGAGTCTCTCCGGCTGCCTGTTGGAGCCCATCTCCTCCAACCCAACCCAGGGGGGGCCCAAACGCCTGCCTTGCCTGGGAGAcacagcaaattaaaaaaaaaaattggagctctaacaacaaaaaaatttttgataatcaaatatttatatatggttGTATCAGCCTCTTATGTATCTGTTTCTTATCCGTTTATATCTGTGCACAATATTTTTAGGTTTCATCTCATAAATCTGTATCACGAGTCCAGCTGCCTTGCTATTACAAGACTAATCATCGAGTCATTAACTGATATCATTTAAATTAGCATCCATAACGAGAGTCTGGAATTCATGACCATGATCACTGTTGCTGAGTAAGAAGTGTGCGCTTGTATGTTTATACCTGAGGGCAGAGGCTGTGGCAGTCCATGCCTACTGCAGCACTGAAATGGCCTCCACTTAGCCTATGCTGATGGGTGGGGTCAGAGCGGGCACGCCCACTGGTGCTCGTTCCAGAAGATCCTcctgaaaatgaatcaaaaaccCTTAACATAATGTGGAATCCACTTCACTCAATAAAGGCTTTGACAAATTAGAAATTGTATATAATGGACACAAATGAGTGTAGAACGCAGCCGTGACATTCTATGGGCTCTAGAAACACTGAAACTGACACGGCACTGGTGGCTTCAGTGACGTGGTGCCTGTTGCGTGCTCTACAGCATTGACCATACACCCTTACTAGTTTTGACTTACTGAAGTCTTCAAAACACAGTAGAGTTTAAAACTGATGGTTAATGTCAAAATCTGCATCAAAGAAGTAAGATAACAGACTTAGAGAAACAGTATAATACACTGTCAGTAAAATCAGCTGCAAGGGTTGTCGTATCAGACAATGACAGCAAAGAGCAACAGAAGAATGAGAGACACCTGCAGTAAAGGCAAAGGCATGGGACCATGGCAGTAAACAGAAGCGTATATAGTGCCCCGTCTCTTGTTAGGCTTCATTTTGAAAATTTGGCTTGGTCGAGCTTAACGTCCCAGTAACAGAGCATGGTACCAGAGTACAAGATCAGCTATTAAGGAGCCAGATTAGAATGCCATGCTATAGACAAAGAACATGCTACTTTCctaataaaatcctaataataGGAGTGTGAGGTCTGGAGCAGTGTACCTGAGCTGGAGGAAGTGCTGGACGTGGTTCCAGAAGATTGAGACTGCTCCAGTGCAGGGCTTGTGGACACACTGCTGCTGGTGTTGGTGCCCTCGTCGGCTGTCTTCTTGAAGAAGCTGTGCTGCAGCGCATAGTATGGTTGGATGCGACTCTTCGGGTCATAGTCCAGCATCCGCAAGATAAGGTCCTTGAATTTCAGATAGTCTGCAACGGCATGGCCTGACTCGCCCGATCTCCGGCCGCCTGGCCCCCCGGCCTCCACACCCAGAATATTGTGCAGTTTACGGGAGCCTGCCGGcttatactaaaaaaaaaaaaacagtgactgGATAAGTATTATTCAAAAACACAGGAAATAACACTCAgcaaaaagaaacagatttcGGTAATTAGGGAAGCATCGGTGATTTCAGGAACAGATCAGAAGTCAATATTGCTATGAATCTGTTACTTCAAATATGAGGAAATGCATTCTTATTTCAAATATGAGGAGACACACCCTTTTCCCATCTTTGGTCTTCTTTGTGCACCACGTGCTATCAGACATCTTCTCAAAGAACTTCCTTGCTTTTGGCGCCTGGTCGAGTATGTGACTGGGAGGGACCCCCAAAACCTCcacaattttattcatttggtcCACCTACCAAAAGAATAGAACCACTCTCATTTCCTTCATCATAAAAATGCCATTCCTTGCTAATAAATTGGCTAAGGCGCAAAGCATTAAATATCTACTTCTTGTGTagaatgcgtgtgtgtttagtatGAACATGTGCTTACTAAACATTTGCTTATAATGGAAATCCAATTTAATTGCTAGTAAATGGTTATCCAAATctacttttacttttcttttaaagactAATTTCTTCTCATTAGTCTTTAAACAGAATTGTGTTCTAAGTAACTTTCAAGTGAATATGGGTTCAAATGGGTTTTCTGATCATTTCTCAGCAACCTCACCAATCAAAAATACTATTAAAAATTGTTCAAGACATTAAATCCTTTCTACAGTGTCAACGAACAAATCCTTTCTAGATTACACATCTAATAAAGTGTACCTCATTGGCGCCACTGAACAGAGGCTCTCCGGTGTGCATCTCCACCAGAATGCAGCCCAGTGACCACATATCTATAGCCAGGTCATATGGCATGCCCAGCAGCACCTCAGGGGAGCGGTAGAAGCGACTCTGAATATACTGGTATATCTGAGGTCAGAGGACAGGAAAGAAACTCACTGTTAATCAAGTTTAGAACAAATAATAGGCTTCCTCTGTTTCACTTTGTCTACTGAAGTATTATGTATATCATCACTTGACAAAAGCAAACTGGTTAAAGccggtataaaaaaaaaaaaaaagaattaaaatcaATAGAAAAACACAGTAATTAAATGGAATAAGCAGTGTCTGTTAGGCACCGTCCACACACCCTTTGTCCCAATTGGCAGGAGCTGCCAAAATCAACGATCTTGATGGCTGATCGCTTGGGGTTGCAGAGCAGGATGTTCTCAGGCTTGAGGTCACAGTGGATGATGCTGAGCTCAGGTGTGGCCAAGAAGAGCAGTGCCGTGCAGAGCTGCTGCGCAAACTTCCGCGTCAAGTTTAGAGATACCCCACGGAAATTTGTGTTACGGAGCAGGTCATACAGGTTGTAAGACAGCATCTCAAACACCAGACAGAGGTGGTTTCGAAACATGAAGTGCCGCTTTAGGTGAACTAAGGACATGGAACAATGGAGGAACATGGATGCCAATACCATGAGCAGaaatatattacacaaaaaATCCAAATTCTAAATGTTCACAATTTGTAGAAACACTCAAATGGTTTGTAGCATGTATTTTCACCAAAAACACTAGATGGCACCATCAGCCATCAAACGGATTAGCTAAGCTGATATTCTTCTGACTACAATAAAACAGTAGACAGTGGTTCTATGTAATACTGTACTCAGTTACAGTTTGTCCCCTTACACCACATATTCTCAGCAATGGTTTACATAACATAGATGATAATGACATGTATTACCTATGTAGTACTTCATTTCTGTATCATGCTTGTTCATGAGCTCCAGGAGCCGTACTTCAATCTGTGCTTGGTTCAAAAAAgcctttttattctttataatctTAATGGCAACCCACTCCTGCTCCAAGCGGTCATAGGCCTTCACAACCTGCCAGCAGGGGGAAACAAATACCAAAGTCAGTGAAAGTTGATTTATGACCATGCAAAATTTGTCTATCTTGTACTACTGAATAGTGGGTCATATTCTTGATTTTGATTAAATCTGAATAGGTCAGACCCACCTGTCCAAAGGAGCCTTTGCCTATTAATGAATCTATTTCATAGCGATCCAACCATTTCTCGCCATTTTTAACAATGTAGTCAAAGTTGTCGTCGTCATAACCGTCATTGTagattttcctttctttcttattaCTAGAATCTTCCCC
Coding sequences:
- the dyrk1aa gene encoding dual specificity tyrosine-phosphorylation-regulated kinase 1A; this translates as MHTGGETSACKPSSVRLAPSFSFNAADVQMAAQTPHSHPPFSDGHQASADAPAAVLPYGPQAPQLNTTQVTADVVMLQRRIPQCFRDPATAPLRKLSIELIKTYKHINEVYYAKKKRRHQQGQGEDSSNKKERKIYNDGYDDDNFDYIVKNGEKWLDRYEIDSLIGKGSFGQVVKAYDRLEQEWVAIKIIKNKKAFLNQAQIEVRLLELMNKHDTEMKYYIVHLKRHFMFRNHLCLVFEMLSYNLYDLLRNTNFRGVSLNLTRKFAQQLCTALLFLATPELSIIHCDLKPENILLCNPKRSAIKIVDFGSSCQLGQRIYQYIQSRFYRSPEVLLGMPYDLAIDMWSLGCILVEMHTGEPLFSGANEVDQMNKIVEVLGVPPSHILDQAPKARKFFEKMSDSTWCTKKTKDGKRYKPAGSRKLHNILGVEAGGPGGRRSGESGHAVADYLKFKDLILRMLDYDPKSRIQPYYALQHSFFKKTADEGTNTSSSVSTSPALEQSQSSGTTSSTSSSSGGSSGTSTSGRARSDPTHQHRLSGGHFSAAVGMDCHSLCPQARQAFGPPLGWVGGDGLQQAAGETHPVQETTFHLPPHQPKPLHPHGSHHHHHHPHAHHGQHGQGPARPRPRIYSPSHSGASTQDSMEVSHGHLSMTSLSSSASSSSTSSSSTGNHHHHHPHQAYQSRPLPLGIGYGHAFSNPRQETGTAGHSAYPLSTNSGFIAETHMGLRQGLDREDSPMAGVCVQQSSVASS